The sequence below is a genomic window from Natrinema salaciae.
CGATGGGCCGTTCGCAGGGGGTCGGCGTGTCAGTCGCTCACTCCCCGTTCGAATCCGAGCCGCTGACCATCTGAATCCGCTCGATCCCGCCGATCTCGTCGACGACTTCGACGACCGCTTCGGGGACCAGCGACTCCCAGTCGCCGTCGTTGATCATCCGTTCACGGACTTCCGAGCCCTCGAGCACGTCGCGGTTGAACATCGGCGACTGCCGGATGTCGATGCCGGCCTCCCGGAAGAGCTGAATGACCAGCGGGTTGTTCGAGTAGGCGATGTCGAAGTCGGGACTCATGCTCTGGACGTGACTCACCCAGACGGAGTTGCGTTCCAGGTCCTCGATCGGAACGGCGTAGGTCACGAGATCGAAGTCGACCAGCGACTTCGTGATCATCATGATCCGCTCGCCCGCGGTAAACGGGTTCCGGATGGTATGCGAGTCGTCGGCGCTCCCGATCCCGAGGACGAGTTCGTCGACGTCCTCGGCGATTCGCTCGACCATGCTCCGGTGGCCGTTGTGAAACGGCTGGAAGCGACCGATGTAGAACCCCCGAGTCATGCCGGACACTGCTCGGGCACGGCGCTTAAGCGTGGCGAGTTCTCCGCCGTCCGCGAGTTCGGCGTCCGACGTACCAGATTCCCACATCGCCGATCGGCCGTCACGGCACTCGATCTCGGTCTCGATCGGTCAGGAGTCCGTATGTTCCACATATGTTGAACCCGAAGTAAACGACGGGTTTCTGTAGTCTTATTTCGCCCCCTCGAGCGCTGTGTCTCCCGGTATCAGCAACTGACACCATCCTCCGCATGGAGAAAGTATATCAGTCGCAATCCCTTCGATCCACGTACCGAACAGAGTTCTATGAGTAACGATACGAACGTTGACGACCCTCCCGAAGACGCGCCGGACGCTGTTCCCGACGAGGACCAGCCCGCGGGGCAGCCCGAGCGTCAGGGAGACCAGTCGCCGCCTGCGGAGGACGGTGACCGTCGCAACGACGTCGACGACCCGATCGACGAGTTCGAGCCGGTGTCCGAGGAGGAGGACGACGACGACGGCATCGAGACCGTCGACGATCTCGGAAGTACGGTCGAGGTCGATCCGGGCGTCGAAGTCGACGAGGATATCGCCGAAGACGACCTCCTCGGCGGCCTCAAGATCGACTCGACGGAGGACATCGAAGTCCCCGATCGACTCGTCGATCAGGTCATCGGCCAGGACGAAGCACGCGATATAATCATCAAGGCGGCGAAGCAGCGCCGCCACGTCATGATGATCGGCTCGCCGGGGACCGGCAAGTCGATG
It includes:
- a CDS encoding nicotinamide-nucleotide adenylyltransferase is translated as MTRGFYIGRFQPFHNGHRSMVERIAEDVDELVLGIGSADDSHTIRNPFTAGERIMMITKSLVDFDLVTYAVPIEDLERNSVWVSHVQSMSPDFDIAYSNNPLVIQLFREAGIDIRQSPMFNRDVLEGSEVRERMINDGDWESLVPEAVVEVVDEIGGIERIQMVSGSDSNGE